The Anaerolineae bacterium DNA segment TCTCCTGCACCTGCGGCGAAAGCAGGAACTCGGCAAAGGCCCGGGCGCCTTCCTCGTGCACGCCGGGGTGTTTCTCCGGATTCACCACGATGACATGATACACATTGTGCAGGCGCGGGTCACCTTCGACCAGAATCTCCAGGTGCAGCGTATCCTGCAAGTTCAAGTAAGTGGCCCGGTCAGTGAGCGTGTACCCGCCCTTTTCCGAAGCGATGCGCAATGTGGCCCCCATACCCTGGCCGGACTCCTGATACCAATCCTGAGCGGCCAGGGTGGAGACATCCAGCCCCGCATCCACCCAGAGAGCTTTTTCCTTTTTGTGAGTCCCGGAATCATCGCCCCGTGAAATCCACAACGCTGTGGCTTCAGCAATCCGCTTGAGGGCAGCAGCCGCGTCGTCCATCCCCCGAATTTGCGCCGGGTCGTCATGGGGGCCGACGATGATGAAGTT contains these protein-coding regions:
- a CDS encoding solute-binding protein, with amino-acid sequence PLFEKQTGHTVKVIGVGTGAALRMGERGDADVLLVHAPKAEEAFMAAGHGVERKYVMYNNFIIVGPHDDPAQIRGMDDAAAALKRIAEATALWISRGDDSGTHKKEKALWVDAGLDVSTLAAQDWYQESGQGMGATLRIASEKGGYTLTDRATYLNLQDTLHLEILVEGDPRLHNVYHVIVVNPEKHPGVHEEGARAFAEFLLSPQVQEIIASYGVDKFGQPLFHVGGADQ